Proteins from a genomic interval of Medicago truncatula cultivar Jemalong A17 chromosome 3, MtrunA17r5.0-ANR, whole genome shotgun sequence:
- the LOC25490297 gene encoding O-fucosyltransferase 16 produces the protein MAVQRRRHHFYQRFRLMIPMISAVAAALLFLFAMLSFLAPSPIDSDHMHRRRQHITYNEKGSEVVEKLEFRVPKDGGKLSHDVWSSRNSEHFYGCSNASSKFPNAEAATKPNRYLLIATSGGLNQQRTGITDAVVVARILNATLVVPKLDQRSYWKDSSNFSEIFDVDWFASYLSNDVKIIKQLPSSKGRKALSAYSLRVPRKCSERCYINRILPVLVKKRAVQLNKFDYRLANKLDTEYQKLRCRVNYHALRFTDPILKMGQQLVQRMRMRKKHYIALHLRFEPDMLAFSGCDYGGGEKEHKELGAIRRRWKTLHKSNPDRARRQGRCPLTPEEVGLMLRALGYGSDVHIYVASGEVYRGDETLAPLKALFPNFHSKETIATKEELEPFSSFSSRMAALDFIVCDESDVFVTNNNGNMAKILAGRRRYFGHKPTIRPNAKKLYRLFLNRSNSTWDVFASSVRTFQKGFMGEPKEVRPGRGGFHENPSTCICEDSVAKLDKNSGSRKFSRDKSTKKFVANDEVDVDDNDEDNDNDDDDDQNDLTDRDMFNETMSDYESLNFEDPELEEIISD, from the exons atggcGGTTCAGCGGCGGCGCCACCACTTTTACCAACGCTTCCGTCTTATGATTCCGATGATTTCCGCCGTCGCCGCCGCTCTACTTTTTCTCTTCGCAATGCTTTCTTTCTTAGCTCCTTCTCCTATCGATTCCGATCATATGCACCGGAGACGCCAACACATCACG TATAACGAGAAAGGGAGTGAAGTGGTTGAAAAACTTGAGTTCCGTGTTCCG AAAGACGGAGGAAAGCTGAGTCACGATGTGTGGAGTTCCAGAAATTCGGAACACTTCTATGGTTGCAGCAATGCCAGCAGCAAGTTTCCAA ACGCTGAAGCAGCTACAAAACCGAATCGGTATTTGTTGATTGCAACTAGTGGAGGCTTGAATCAACAAAGAACTGGG ATTACAGATGCTGTTGTTGTTGCGCGAATTTTGAATGCTACTTTGGTTGTTCCAAAATTGGATCAGCGATCATACTGGAAAGATTCTAG TAACTTTTCAGAGATCTTTGATGTTGATTGGTTTGCCTCATATTTGTCAAATGATGTCAAAATTATCAAGCAACTCCCAAGCAGTAAGGGTCGGAAAGCATTATCTGCATACAGCCTGCGTGTTCCAAGGAAATGCAGTGAAAGATGTTATATAAATCGTATATTGCCTGTACTCGTGAAAAAGCGt GCTGTTCAACTCAACAAGTTTGACTACAGGCTTGCAAACAAATTGGATACTGAGTATCAGAAATTGAGATGTAGAGTTAATTACCATGCTCTAAGATTTACCGATCCAATACTAAAAATGGGTCAACAATTGGTCCAACGGATGAGGATGAGAAAGAAGCATTACATTGCACTGCATTTGAG ATTTGAACCTGATATGCTTGCATTTTCTGGATGTGACTATGGTGGAGGAGAGAAGGAACATAAGGAACTGGGCGCAATAAGGAGGAGATGGAAGACACTACAT AAAAGCAATCCTGATAGGGCCAGGAGGCAGGGAAGATGTCCGTTAACCCCAGAAGAAGTCGGTCTAATGCTACGAGCATTGGGGTATGGTTCTGATGTTCATATTTATGTTGCATCTGGGGAAGTATATAGAGGAGATGAAACATTGGCACCTCTCAAAGCATTATTCCCTAATTTCCATTCAAAAGAAACCATTGCTACCAAGGAGGAACTAGaaccattttcttcattttcttctcgcATGGCTGCCCTTGATTTTATTGTTTGTGATGAAAGCGACGTGTTTGTCACCAATAACAATGGTAACATGGCTAAAATATTAGCCGGACGAAG GAGATACTTTGGTCACAAACCAACCATTCGTCCAAATGCTAAAAAACTCTACAGATTGTTCTTGAACAGAAGTAACTCGACTTGGGATGTTTTTGCTTCCAGTGTTCGTACTTTCCAGAAAGGCTTCATGGGGGAGCCAAAGGAGGTTAGACCTGGTAGAGGCGGGTTCCATGAGAATCCATCTACTTGCATATGTGAAGATTCTGTGGCCAAATTGGACAAAAATTCTGGATCTAGAAAATTTTCAAGGGACAAGTCAACCAAAAAATTTGTAGCAAATGATGAGGTGGATGTTGATGATAATGACGaggataatgataatgatgacgatgatgatCAGAATGATCTTACAGATAGGGATATGTTCAATGAAACAATGTCAGACTATGAATCTCTGAACTTTGAGGATCCAGAGTTGGAGGAAATTATATCAGACTAG